In Nomia melanderi isolate GNS246 chromosome 5, iyNomMela1, whole genome shotgun sequence, a single genomic region encodes these proteins:
- the LOC116423847 gene encoding LMBR1 domain-containing protein 2 homolog: MILGAFLIEIIVAFCLAATLLYKYGNIFRHHIFVTISVLIAWYFSLLIIFILPLDVSSTVFRQCVEQNNHNITKVTPDGTTSIPLHICKKPWPNVPENVFPNLWRIVYWTSQCLTWLILPLMQSYIKAGDFTVQGKLKSALIDNAIYYGSYLFICGILLIYIALKPGLDLDGQKLKAIASSASNTWGLFLLVLLLGYALVEVPRGLWNASKPGYTLNYSYFKVAKLSLDKCEAEETVDDILESLQAATVSIGPGHPFHCNLETIFQKIPAELKDRMNRRQLPDDTPTDTPSEKSLIRLHRQTIKALQTLQRIETQWGILVNKIIDLEDIAKNQESHDKRFKPTFPVHRSFPLRIIYNPVIEWYWKCVIKSYVQKIAAITAGCLSVAVVWSEVTFFNKSPVLSLFAQFVNLAKENYDYFTIELLSTLIIAYLCYCAYSTVLKIRVLNLYYLAPHHQTNEYSLIFSGMMLCRLTPPMCLNFLGLIHMDSHIIKTHILETYYTQVMGHMDVISIISDGFNVYFPMAILAFCLATYFSIGSRLLSMLGFQQFLDDDEFTTDLVEEGRELIKRERRKRQRAEDSMCRRREFQERFSSSATSSRYRTSRQSTDTVRPLKRDESVESARAGLLRDFDPADYYIGMTSGVDGYGANNSFDRDYQVDDFYEERVDNARAFNTNTNRVGPPPRGLFDDI; encoded by the exons ATGATTCTTGGAGCATTCTTGATAGAAATTATAGTAGCATTTTGCCTTGCTGcaactttattatataaatatgggAATATTTTTCGACATCACATCTTTGTTACAATTTCCGTGCTAATAGCATGGTATTTTTCactattgataatatttatattgccTTTAGATGTTTCATCC ACTGTCTTTAGACAATGTGTTGAACAGAACAATCACAATATTACCAAAGTGACTCCTGATGGCACAACATCAATACCACTTCACATTTGTAAAAAACCCTGGCCTAATGTTCCAGAAAATGTATTTCCAAATTTATGGAGAATTGTATATTGGACGTCGCAGTGTTTGACATGGTTAATATTACCGCTTATGCAATCATATATAAAAGCAGGAGATTTTACTGTTCAAGGAAAACTGAAGTCTGCTTTGATTGATAATGCTATATATTATGGAAGTTATCTGTTCATATGTGGCATTCTCCTAATATATATAGCATTGAAACCTGGCTTAGATCTTGATGG TCAAAAACTCAAGGCTATAGCATCATCTGCATCAAACACATGGGGCctgtttttattagtattacttcTTGGATATGCACTTGTAGAAGTTCCACGTGGATTATGGAATGCTAGTAAACCTGggtatacattaaattatagcTACTTCAAAGTTGCTAAGTTAAGTTTAGACAAATGCGAGGCAGAAGAAACAGTGGATGATATACTTGAG tCGTTACAAGCTGCTACAGTGTCCATTGGACCAGGTCATCCGTTTCACTGTAACTTGGAGAcaattttccaaaaaattcCTGCAGAATTGAAAGATAGAATGAACAGGAGGCAGTTACCTGATGACACACCAACTGACACACCGTCTGAAAAATCATTGATTCGTTTGCATAGACAA ACCATAAAAGCGTTACAAACTTTACAACGTATAGAAACTCAATGGGGAATTctggttaataaaataattgatttagaaGATATAGCAAAGAATCAAGAAAGTCATGACAAAAGATTCAAACCTACTTTCCCTGTACATCGATCATTTCCACTTCGCATTATTTATAATCCAGTTATCG AGTGGTACTGGAAATGCGTCATAAAGAGTTACGTCCAAAAAATCGCAGCTATCACTGCTGGTTGCCTTTCAGTAGCTGTTGTATGGTCAGAGGtaacatttttcaacaaatCTCCAGTGTTGTCACTGTTTGCTCAGTTTGTGAATTTAGCTAAGGAGAACTACGATTATTTTACAATCGAG tTACTATCCACGCTGATAATTGCATACCTCTGTTACTGTGCTTATTCAACGGTTTTAAAAATCCGTGTTTTGAATTTGTATTACCTGGCGCCGCATCATCAAACTAAtgaatacagtttaatattcagTGGTATGATGTTATGTCGATTGACACCACCTATGTGCTTGAATTTCTTAGGTCTTATCCATATGGATTCGCATATAATAAAAACTCATATATTGGAAACTTATTACACTCAG GTAATGGGTCACATGGatgttatttctataatatcagATGGATTTAACGTATACTTTCCAATGGCTATTTTGGCATTCTGCCTAGCGACGTATTTTAGCATAGGAAGCAGATTACTTTCTATGCTAGGATTCCAACAGTTTCTCGATGACGATGAGTTCACAACAGATCTTGTCGAAGAAGGTCGAGAATTAATAAAACGAG AGAGGCGCAAGCGACAAAGAGCTGAAGATTCGATGTGCAGAAGACGCGAGTTTCAAGAAAGATTTAGTAGTTCTGCAACTTCGTCTCGTTACAGAACGTCACGGCAAAGTACCGATACAG TGCGACCTTTAAAACGAGACGAATCAGTAGAATCAGCGAGAGCTGGATTGCTACGTGATTTTGATCCTGCAGATTATTATATCGGTATGACCTCCGGTGTCGACGGCTATGGTGCAAACAATAGTTTCGATAGGGACTATCAGGTAGATGATTTTTACGAAGAGCGTGTAGACAATGCaagagcatttaatacaaacaCAAATCGCGTAGGACCTCCACCGAGAGGACTATTCgacgatatttaa